The following is a genomic window from Amblyraja radiata isolate CabotCenter1 chromosome 13, sAmbRad1.1.pri, whole genome shotgun sequence.
ATAGAATCTCCCGTCTgttcctcggacaatggagtcacccaccactatggctctgcccgatgccggttgagtcccatctctaggatcccATCCCAtctcgccgctcggactggaagcatagtctcccccgacagttcccaagaggacgcacctgttttcattaggcgcagctacctgggtctcctgcactccacggttaccaccctttctctcagtcacgcaccttcgttcttcccgtatcctcggcgtgacaacctcactgtagatcCTGTCCAGGAACCTCTCGTTTTcctggatggccctgaggtcatccagcttgcttatccagtgccccaacacggtccttcaggagttgAAGCTGGACACACttgtcacagttgtagcagccagaggctgcatccatgtccctgggctcccacattctgcaagcatcacattgtctcatctgtcctgccatgtgttcaccgcgtcccgtcctctccagctttttgcgtagcctcctcgcagaagactctcgagccaaagactcacactttactcacaaggcactCTCGAGCCAGACTCGCGCTtccctcacaaggcacttccctcactgctgctcccctagagcagccttgcttatattgactgataaattgcctaatttaccaatttacaaaccaaattcctcaattttaaactgtttttcccGTGTGACTCACCTTTCCCACGGGTTTCAGCCAATaagctcttctccctgcttctctttgattgctgtttgtccaagatccacgtaagcgggcgaacccttgccgggggtcgccagtgaGGAGTGCtccctccgatcgctggcctggtgactttggcatcatgggactGTGGTCTGCGGGGCTTCTTGCCGTTGGCGTGgcacggcctataacatcctgaagccgcggtctccggtagggcacTCCAAGCCACGAAGTGTTTGACAGTCCCATGAGAGGGCCTTTAtatcgggccgtccatagcggcgactatggagggtttatggcctcgatcacagatgaacaaaggacgactgactgaactttgttgccttccaccacagggaAGAAATATAACCCGATATTAATCAACTGTCTTAGTTGCAGTAAATAGAAACTAGTTTTCCATGTGAGTAATAATACCTGAAGTAATGGACAGTGACCTCTCGTACTCTAAATACACTAAGAGTCACTAAGATCATCAGCTGTCACTATGGTCCTTGAACAGTGCACTTACACATAAAAGCATCTTTACCTGAACCCCTAGTGTTCCTTTTTTGTAAAGTACCACTAACCACTCTGTTCTCCAAAAGAGGACTTTACAAAAGGatacttcaaaaaaaaaaatcaagttaaCCGAGGAGGGGAAAATAGGTTCTAGGGCAAATTTAGTGGAGTTCTTTTTAGGGAGAAACGCGAGGGATCTGGGTGCTCCAATGCTCGATTGGTAAAAAGGCTGGTGGATATAATAAGTAGGAAGGCTAACGATGGCATATCATCTGAAAGGGGAATAGAACACAAAAGTAGGTTATGCTTTGACAATAGGGCATTGGTAagacatctggagtactgtgcagATTATTTAAAGAAAGATATTAATGTGTTGAAAGTAGTTTACAAGAAAGTTTTTTTTCTGAGGACCATGAGTCCTCAAGGGGAGTGAAAACAGAATCTTCAAATAGTTTTATGACAGATTCAATAATTCTTCATAAGTACTTTGTTATGGGGGAAGGAAATGTTATTGTGGATTGATCTGGGGTTAGGGTTGCAATCAAATCAGCCATGAAGGTTTGAATGCTGAGTGGCCATCCTGCTAAGTCGTATGTTCACCTGGAACAACTGAGAAATATCAAGTACTTGCATGAAGACAtttaagaattgattattttcaaaTTTGATTTTATTGCTGTTTGTTGTGCTAGTACATAACATATATTTAAATATCAAGTCAGTAATACCACAAAGTATATGGTTATTGTGAAAAATAGACATTTGGTACAAATGATAACACAATTCAATTATGTATGCACATTTTCCATGTAAGCATAGTTTGAGTTTAAGTGACTATTAACTTGTCAATATGTGTACACATTAGTCATCACAAGTAAAATTCTGCATATTATCAACGCTCTGCAATATTTGTATCCCAGCATGATTAGTGTTATTCTCCTTAAttctcctccccacccttccCAAATACATACACAATATATTTTGGTTCTTCAAATCCCAAACTCAAGCTTTATGTAGACATTCATCCAGTTGTGAACCTGGGCATTTTCAAAATGTGCAGTCTGCTTTTAAGTGCCCTCTTACTAGACCATACTTATCCCCACCTCCATCACCAAAATGTTTCCTACATAACTCAATGCTCTTTTTCAGTGGTAGTTGGGATGAGCCTAGTGGGAATCGCAGTTTTAGAAGAAAGACTTGGATTTTCTTTTGGTTAAAAAATCAGTTGCACTTTCAATATTCCAGAAAGTCAATACATTTCAGAAGGTACTGATTATTTTAAGATAGTGatctgtgatttaaaaaaaaatatttggcagCAAACAGTTGTTAATCATAAATAATATTTTCCATGTTGATTGGGATAAAATATTATTACTGGTCCTATATCTGTATTCTTATTCATCAGAGAGGAAATATTTCCAGAGATGATCGGCAGCACATTTACTCACTTCATCCAATGCAAATGTAGCTAATGAAAAGCAGTCTGAGTAGTTAATTAGTTTAACAAAAGAAATCTGTTTTTATTCATTTACTTCCTTTTGTCCCAATACCCGTCTGCATAATTTCTGAAACATTTCCTTCCTGGTTGCAGCTATTACTTACACATGAATAGTTGTGAGCATCCACAGATAAAGCAAAAGTTTGCAACAAGAGTAGTTGCCTCTTGGAGAAGTTTCCAGCAATTTGGAATCGGTTCTTCAGAGTTTGGAAGCATAAGAATAAACACTGGTGGATTATGTTGCTTGCGGTTTGTGTCAAATGAAAACCATTCCAACCTAGTTTAGTGGATGCATTTGAGTTTGAAATATTCCTCTGCAGTAAGAATTTTCCACATCTTGATTCCCTTATATTGTatttattcctggatggtttgtcACGTAACATACTTGCACTGCATTGTCCTTAATGTTAAATATCAAATTCCAGGTTTGCATTTATGGTTAAGAATCCTTCCAGTAGACAGGGCAGGGGAAGTAGATTGATAAAACTGGCTCCATCTCCTGATGTACCAAAAATTCGGAGCAAGGTAAACATCTCTGGTGGGGAACAGTAACAGGTGGGGAAAAAAGACTACACGGAACCACATTCCCACAGCAACTCCCACCTCCACTGAAAAAAACATCTGCCTTCTTACTGGAGCCTGAGCACACTTTTTAAACCCATCCTTCATTTGAATCCTGTCTGAATTAATGGGATGGGAATCTTGTACATGAGCTTTAATGAGACCAAATCTGCATTGATGAgatcaaatctggagtatggtgtacaattttggtcgcccaattataggaaggatgtcaacaaaatagagagagtacagaggagatttactagaatgttgcctgggtttcaacaactaagttacagagataggttgaataagttaggtctttattctctggagcacagaaggttaaggggggacttgatagaggtctttaaaatgatgagagggatagacagagttgatgtgatcaagcttttccctttgagaatagggaagattcaaacaagaggacatgacttcagaataaagggacagaagtttaggggtaacatgagggggaacttctttactcaagagtgatagcggtgtggaatgagcttccagtggaagtggtggcggcaggttcgttggtatcatttaaaaatatattggataggcatatggatgagaagggaatggagggttatggtatgagtgcaggcaggtgggactaagggaaaaaagttgttcggcacggacttgtagggccgagatggcctgtttccgtgctgtaattgttatatgttgttatatgttatatgttaatgtCATTAAAATCAATTTGTTATCTACAAAAGTTTTCATAATTTTTCTTTAATTTCATTAAACCAATGAACTACAAAAATAGTTAAGGGCTAAGATCAAACGTTATATAATATACATTATGaacttttacattaaaaagtgaacTGCAGACTGTAATTTAGCTTCATACCTGCACATTCTACCTTGCATTACTAAACTaatcattaaaaaataatatagTGGAAATCCACACGTCAGCTAAACTGAAtagccatgcagcatggaaatgggcccttcagcactAAAGtgccacactgaccaagatgccccatctacactattcccacctaactgcatttggcccatatccttcttaacCGTTCCTATCGATGGACTTGTTCAGTGGTTTTCTGATGGAAATAAGCTTGAAAAATGGTGGTAAATTGAAAACCCATTATTTATTAAATATAGGAAAATAATCCGTCAGTTGAGCAAAAAAATTAGTTAGCAATTGTACAGAATGTTGTAAAGTAGCATTAAAAAAACGAACACCAGCAAAACATTCTACTACAGTGTCACTTAACGTGTTCAGCTGTGGGAAATTAAAAACCGTGGTACTGAAAACAGCAACCCAGTATTCCTTAAACAAAATGCTCTGTAGTAACAAGAGGAATAAAAATATAACTGTAATTATAAGTCTTGGAGAAAATCCTTTTTGCTTGATATACATTGCAATACGTTTATTCCAGTGGATTTCCAAAAAATCTGTTGTTTGCAGAATTGGTGCTTCTTTAATACGGCCGACTGTGACCTTGGACCATTTCTCAGTCAGAAATTGTTGTGTCGGTGAGTGCACATTCAACGGGTGAATGACTGGAAGCTGCGTTTTCATCAATGCGTTTGCTCTCTGCCGGAATGTGTGAATTTTCTCCAGGTACATCAAGGGATCCTCTTCCTCTTCTACATATGTGCTGAATGTGATAAGGTTGCGTTGCTCTTCCTTAAATTCCTTCATTTTCTGAATTAGTGGATCGTATTCATTTGCGATTTTTAAGTTGGCATCGGCTAAGATTGCCAGAAGAGCATGCTTTTTTGTTTCTATAGTTTTTTGAAGATCTTCAAAATATTGGTTGACAATCACTTTATCATCTTGAAGTATGTGTTCAGCTTGCAATTTCTGATGCTCCAGTTTTTCGATGAACATGGATAAGTCTGCCCAATATTTATCAGTAAGCTGGTCAACAAGTTTGCCAGCTTGCTCCTTTTCTTTAACATAAGCATTGTGGAGATTATCAACGGAATGACTTTGATGCTGGCCCACTGTTAAGCAATGACCACACACCAGTTTACGATCCAACAAACAGAACATGTTTAATGGCTGCTGGTGTTCTGGGCATTTGGGAGACTTAGGTTGTtctttctgatatttctcaaTAATTCCTATCAGTGAAAAGTTTATAGGTAAAGAGACAATGCCCATGGCTGGGAGATCCACAACACTCCTACAAGTTGGACATTTCAGTGGGATCTTCGGAGGTCGCCAAATGGAGACATTTCCCGATTCGTAGATAATAGTCTCCAAACATGTTCTACAAAAGGTGTGAGAACAAGGCAACACGCGAGGGTCTTCAAAGATAGAGTAACATACGGaacaagttaagtcctcttcaaaATTATCCATATTTACCTGCAATTAAAGAATTAAAACTCATCAGCAGCTGATGTGATTAAAATCATAAGCTTCCCCCATCTCAAAGCATTTCCCAGAAGGAAAAATAAGCCAATGAGAACAGAAATTAATGACAATTTGTTCAAACTTTTAAGAAGGTTAAAGCCAAAACTCTATCATCACTAAGTGGGTCGCAGGAAAGATGTTTGCAAGATGACGGATGCGAAAGAGGGCGAGGCTGAAAGAATTTTCTGAAAGTTTATCAAGGCGACAATTTCAATTCCCTCAAAAATAGGTTTACGAATCGAGTGAAAAGTAACTGCAGTTTGCCACACACCCCAGTGAAACAAAAGGCAATTAGCATTTCGGAggaagatttttaaaatcaacatAAACATGCAGAAACAAAGAGAAACAAAGGAGAAAATATTCTGGCTACATGAAGTTTAATACCGTGTAGTTTTAAATCTCCTGCATAACAATACGTAATCATGATTAAAATCCTCACTGAGCCGTTGGTAGCCAGAGTGTGAACTCAAGGATCATCACTCactgaagggtctccacccaaaacgtcgcccattccttctctccagagatgctgtttgtcccactgagttactccagcttttttgtgtctatcaccgctcacttatttgcaattccttgtttgaAATAAATGAGACATTTCCTCAGTTTCTGATTTGACGGGGTTGTGAAGAGCATTTTACAAATGCAAGTCCTAGTCCTATTTTATCAACAAACAAGCTAAGGCAATGAAGACCATGCCATTCATGGTGTATGCACAAGCCTCATTAATACTCCTGAAATGCATCCTCACACGTTTATCAGGATTAAACTCTGTCTTGCCACCATCACCacgctctctccacactgtcaacAACTCCAGCAATCTTTCACATTTCCAGATCATGTCCCCTACATTAATATTCAAATAATTCCCATACTACAAATAGCAAGCACCCCTGCACCGATTCCTGGGACTAAATATAATTTGCCATATTTCTGCTTAATAGGCAGGGTTATCTATTCCTTCCTAATCTTCCAACATTCCTTTATATTTTACCATGTTTATCCCATTCAGTATTTCATGCTCATCCTCAACTGCAGCACTAGCATCCTCTTAAAGACAACTGCAGACTGTTCATTATCCATATCCTCCACCTTCAGGTTACTGTTTTTAATCTCTAATGATTATTCTCATGCAATTTGTGCACACACATTAAAATCTCCTTGGATTTTATATTGTGCATAATACTCTACTTCATTTCTGTTCGTTTCATTTCTATACATTCAAACATCCTATTTGGCTTTCCACTGTGTTCAATTTTTGGTATCTCACATACGTTTGCATAGCCTTACCATACCTCTCCATATGGCAGCTCCACCTTGTGGGAATATCTGCCCTAAACAGCCCAAGTATTCTTGAATCCCACCCTTTGCTCTGGGATGGATTTAACTTCCAATAGCTAATCCCACTCTACAGTAAACCAAGTAAGCTGTCTCCAACTCGGACCGTTTACGCCATTGTTCTCTTTCAAAACAATGCTAATTCTTACCAAAGTCTAAATTAAAAGTGCCATGTCTCTGATGTTGTCACTTTACCCAGCTTCAGTTCTTAgtgctaaatccagaattgcaccccccccccccctcccaaacctAGGAAAGTGGGATTGCTATGCATCAGCTATaataggtatacaaaaatgcttgagaaactcagcgggtgcagcagcatctatggagcgaaggaaataggcaacgtttcggcccgaaacgttgcctatttccgtcgctccatagatgctgctgcacccgctgagtttcgccagcatttttgtataccttcgattttccagcatctgcagttccttcgtaaaagcTATAATAGGTGTCTGAAGTACACTTTACATTTCTGCATCTTCTATACCTTTCTTGCTGACTGTAGAGAATGTGGAAATTACCACCTCAGAGCTTATCATTTTCTAACTCTTTAAACCTccatacagaccatcaggcccttttCTATCTGGCTGGCACGGATGTAGCCCACGCTAGCAAGGACATGTGATTTCTGATCCTTATCTCAATTTCATCCCAATTCAACATTCCATTAATTTGCACCAACTCTTCTATACATAATTGAAACGTGCGCATGGTTATGTTGCAATAAACCACAAAAGAGAATAGACATATAGCATGTTTGATCTAAAGTGAAATTTCGCTTCTAGTTCAAAGCTACTGCCTCACTCCCATACCCCATCTAGCCCAAGAACAGCGTACAACCATAGGTTTGGATGATATGTCTCTTGTATTTGGATGTCAATGTCCATTCATCAACAATATTAAACATGGACTGATCATGATCTGCAGAAAGGGTTTAACCAAAATCGtcatctactccttttctccagagatgctgcctgatcggctaTGTTACTTCAACATGTTGTGCctatctgcggtgtaaaccagtgcctgcagttccttctgatacATGGACCGATCGATCATCTGCCCAACTGCTATTTCTTGGAGTTTTCTAAAGACAGGCTGCTATATTTTTACATTACACTTTAAAAAGTAGTTCATTAGCTGtaatggtttaggtttattattgtcacatgtaccgaggtacagtgaaaagctttgttttgcatgctaccgaACAGATCAGACAATAGAGAGAATCATGtcctacatggataagacaggtttggagggctatggaccaaatgcaggcaggtgggtctagtgtagctgtgacatgttggcaggtgtggacaagttgggccaaagggtctgtttccacactgtatatctccATGACTATGTCAAACTCGAGTACGAAAGAGCAACTGGGCAAATACAGTTCAGAATATAATTCTTAACATTGTtgcgcatcagttccattgacaaagcTCAATATCCACaattgggtagaggtgaattggacaatgccccattcagaagcctaatacaaagggggtagaagctgttcctcggtctggtggtgcacgcctttatgagtcatacagcatgtaagcaaagccttcagaccaacttgcccatgctgactaggTTTTATAACTGAgttagtccaatttgcctgcatttggcacgaATCTTTCTGAACCCTTCCTATCCCTCTGAATCCTTCCTGTCAAAGTACCCGTCCAAATTTTGCTAATGCACCACCCCCTTGGTTCACTTGGCCGCATGTcccatatacctatcaccctctgcgtgaagaaattacccctcaggtcccttagggacattctgaaagggatatTGAAGATACTTTATGATGCAAGTAAACTATGTTAAATAAattaagcgactttgagtccttgaaaagcgctatacaaataaaatgtattattattaaataacCCACTAAAGTGTCATAAGGACAATGTTGCACAGCAACTATTTTGTAACAGACTGAAATACAAATCAAACTAGCCCACGGATCCATACTGCAACAGATATGTACTTATGGAAAGGCACATCATAGAGACAAATCACATTTGAAGATACCTTGATATTTGTAAATTACAATTATTACCTCAAAGTAAGCAGAAATACAAGCTTtccctattttttttaatttgaattaTTATGTATATAATGCTTTATCTATGACAAAGATGCTGGGCAACTCAGGCCTGTAAGTTgtatggcacagaaggtagttgaggccagttcattggctatatataagaggagttagatgtggctaaagggatcagggggtatggagagaaggcaggtacaggatactgagttggatgatcagccatgatattgaatagcggtgcaggctcgaagggccgaatggcctactcctgcacctattttctatgtttctataaagttcCATATCATATGAGATGACCtttagcctttcctgacgtccgctgagcgagggctatatgtatatatgtatgtagtttgtttgtttatactattcttataacaaatgtaaagcactttggccaacgagagttgttttttaaatgtgctatataaataaatgtgacttgacttgacttagtcAAGTCACTTAGAACTAATCTATTCTATGTTAACCATTTTAACAAGAGGAGCTTTTAACCCAGATTTATCAACTCATGTATATGTGCCTATTGCAAAATTCCGTTGTGGGTTCTACAAAATTACATTGAAActatttttatgatttttaaaaataataatttgtacattttccaaACTGAATGGATCTAGTTTAAAGTATTAACCCCTCACAATTCCATTAGTAACTATTTCATAaacagcaaaacgcaaagtgttgGTGGAATTAATCAGGCCAggaagcatcagtggagggaatggacagttgatgtttctggtcagtttggagaatggtcctgacctgaaatgtcgtctggCCATTCCTTCCCTCCCTAGTTGTTGTTTTAccctcctgagttcctccagcactatattttgctcaaggttccagcgtcCGCAATTTCTCATGTACCCATGCTATAAATCGGTCAAGGCTTTTGGACCAAAGCAGGGAAAACAGCTGAGGCCAAGTCTGTCATTATCTAACTTCTATAGTTGTCTATTTGGCATGTATGAACCATAAACACCAGCACAGATCAATTACACCAAGTCCTGTTTTTCTCCCGTATGTTTTATTTAACATGTAAAATGGATATTGACCTGCACTTATTGAAGTCAACCTCTAATCATACATGCATTGAAAAGTGATACAGCATCACTACGAGATCAATATAACATTAGTTTGTTCCAATCTGCAGTCACTTATAGAATCATTTGGGGAATTTAAATTAATATGTTTTTGACACCTGCTGTTCCAAAGCAATGTGCTGCCTAAAGCAGTAACTCAGGAGCAATTTATCAGTATCATTTTCTACGCCATTGCTTTTATGACATGAAAGATTAGTTTTGTGTGTGTAGCGATAAATGTTATTGGAGAAATTCTGTCCCCAAATCGATAAGGACTCACACAGTGTTATGTAGTCAGAAAATCTGTGTCTGGAAAATATAATCAGTATACAATTATCAGTTTTACCAAGTGGGCTCAGATTTGGTTTCATGAGATTTGAAATTTAAGGCGAGTAATGGTGACAGGGCAAATTCACAGGGAAATAATAGCAAATAATTATTTCTGGTTCTTGAGAAGCTGCTTGTTATCTGCTGGCCTAGATTCAACTAcaaatacaattatgttgaaatctGCCTTTATACAAATACAAAGGAGCTTTGTAAAAACATCAAGCGTGTTCAGGAGCCTCCCTTAGCTTAAATGTTGCCACATCGAAATATAATCGATGTTATAGCTAAGTTAAGAAGAGAAGGCACACCACAATTTGTTAGGAAAGTTTAACCTGGCAAACAGTTGAACTGTTTTCCTAGGAAATCCTTTTATAACAACAGACATATACTGGTGGTTCTAAATTTAATAAAAGCCCTGGTCAAttgtatgtaagaaggaactacagatgctggtttacaccgatgatgttgggtcaggcagcatctctggagaaaaggaaaaggtgatatttcgggtcgaggtccttcgTCAGACTAAAAGTCAGGGAGATTCAGTCTGATGAAGCATCTCGatttgaaatgtcatctattccttggtCATTTGTAATTCTATTAGACACGGCTTCATCCCTTATTCCTAATTATGCATTTCAAAGATGTGGACTTCAAAAATGTCACAGGATATTTATACACAATTCTCTCCCGATGAAAAGTGACAAGCCCATTTTCGTAAGAATACAGGAAAAAAAATATCTGTAGCAATTGTTGACATAGTTTGTGTTTCCGTAATGAATATAGCAGTGCCATTGTTTCACTGCTTTTCTTGACAGAGGAGAAAGTGGGCTGAGTCCACGGGACACGACTCTGGCCTTGCCCCTGACATCTGACAAAGATAGGTAAAGAAATCGTTAAGCAGATTCAATATGTGAAGTTTTATTCTTCAGCATTGTTGGATGGAGTGGAAAAGTAACATGAGAATCTCCACACTGAATGTGATTCCAGAAGAGAGTGAGATGGTGGCATTGAAAAGTAACAGCTTTGCAGAAATTATGAGAACACAACTTTGTATTGACAGAATGTGCAGGTTGAAAGCATCTTGAATGCCAGAATGGTATAACAGAATGGtatatttttttaatctattgAACTACATAAATTCCTGGCCTACAGCCCCATAACTGCTCATTTGATTTGGTGTCTGTTGAAATCAAAGTGTTCTGTAGCATTATTGTTACAAAcaggcaaaaataaaataaaaatactatCGTGAAACTTTTTATTCAGTGAGTGAACTTTGGGCACCACTGACAAGGGTGATGTCCATTCTAGTCGCCCTTCAGAAGATTATGATGAGATCCACATGAATTGCTGCAATCCCTGTGGTGAAGACACTTCCTTAgtactgttacatagaaacatagaaaataggtgcaggagtaggccattcggcccttcgagcctgcaccgccattcaatatgatcatggctgatcatccaactcagtatcctgtacctgccttctccccgtaccccctgatccctctagccacatctaactccctcttaaatatagccaatgaactggcctcaactactttctgtggcagggaattccacagattcatcactctgtgtgaattttttttttctcatcccggtcctaaaagacttcccccttatccttaaactgtgaccccttgttctggacttccccaacaatcttcttgcatctagcctgtccaaccgcttaagaattttgtaagttactataagatcccccctcaatcttctaaattctaacgagtacaagccaaatctatccagtctttcttcatttgaaagccctgccatcccaggaatctcctctgaaccttctctgtactccctctgttggGTTGGTTGTTCCAGAATTTAAAATTAGTGAAGACATAGAGAGGATAGACGGTGTGAACCTTTTTATCAAAGATTagaggacataactttaaggtaaaaggggcaagttattttatgcagaggatggtgggtgcctggaacatagtggtggaggcagatacgaaagtggctttcagataggcacattgatatggagggattgaattgaattgaatacctttattgtcattcagaccttatggtctgaacgaaatttcgtgcctgcagtcatacatacaatcatacaataataaacaacaataaacacaaattaacaccaccacagtgtatcctccaagcacctcctcactgtggtggaggcaaaaatcttagggttaccgtctcttccctcctcttctccctctgcgctgaggcgattccacaCCGGGCGATGgcccaacagtcccgcggctcaccgaaccccgcgaacgggccggttcaaacaccgcggcccgggggtggtcgaagctgccgccctccagtccagcacacgcagccgct
Proteins encoded in this region:
- the trim59 gene encoding tripartite motif-containing protein 59 yields the protein MDNFEEDLTCSVCYSIFEDPRVLPCSHTFCRTCLETIIYESGNVSIWRPPKIPLKCPTCRSVVDLPAMGIVSLPINFSLIGIIEKYQKEQPKSPKCPEHQQPLNMFCLLDRKLVCGHCLTVGQHQSHSVDNLHNAYVKEKEQAGKLVDQLTDKYWADLSMFIEKLEHQKLQAEHILQDDKVIVNQYFEDLQKTIETKKHALLAILADANLKIANEYDPLIQKMKEFKEEQRNLITFSTYVEEEEDPLMYLEKIHTFRQRANALMKTQLPVIHPLNVHSPTQQFLTEKWSKVTVGRIKEAPILQTTDFLEIHWNKRIAMYIKQKGFSPRLIITVIFLFLLLLQSILFKEYWVAVFSTTVFNFPQLNTLSDTVVECFAGVRFFNATLQHSVQLLTNFFAQLTDYFPIFNK